A single region of the Gopherus evgoodei ecotype Sinaloan lineage chromosome 3, rGopEvg1_v1.p, whole genome shotgun sequence genome encodes:
- the ENPP5 gene encoding ectonucleotide pyrophosphatase/phosphodiesterase family member 5 → MALNCYWGVLAVCVMTFPSTLCFQQDQSRVLLLSFDGFRWDYIYKFPTPNFHYIMKNGAHVKQVTNVFITKTYPNHYTMVTGLYAESHGIVANEMYDPVLNKTFSLNSMNIYNSKFWEEACPIWVSNQMEGHRTGAAMWPGTDVKIHGVFPTHYMSYNESVSFKDRVDKLIDWFTSEEPINFGLLYWEQPDAMGHVLGPENPRMGAVISEIDDKLGYLVSELKKAKLWDTLNIIITSDHGMAQSSSERLIELDQYVARELYTMVDHSPVVAILPKEGKLDEVYEALVNAHPNMTVYKKEEIPTRLHYKHNSKIQPILAMADKGWEILQNKSDQLLLGNHGYDNVLPEMHPIFLAYGPAFRRNTTKEAMSLTDLYPLLCHLLGISSLPNNGSLSNVEDLLLMEVPRDLNPKYYAQESYACFIGVFLGSILVIVFLLVFIKHITQSHLPSMQVQHTEISQPLLQG, encoded by the exons ATGGCTTTGAATTGCTACTGGGGAGTCTTGGCAGTCTGTGTGATGACTTTTCCAAGCACACTTTGTTTCCAGCAGGACCAGTCCAGAGTGTTACTATTATCTTTTGATGGATTTCGATGGGATTACATTTATAAATTCCCAACGCCTAACTTTCATTATATCATGAAGAATGGTGCTCATGTTAAACAGGTTACTAATGTGTTTATTACAAAAACTTATCCTAATCATTATACAATGGTGACAGGTCTCTATGCAGAGAGCCATGGCATAGTCGCTAATGAAATGTATGATCCTGTCCTGAACAAAACTTTCTCCCTGAACAGCATGAACATCTATAATTCAAAGTTCTGGGAAGAGGCCTGTCCAATATGGGTCAGCAACCAAATGGAAGGACACAGAACCGGAGCTGCTATGTGGCCTGGAACAGATGTAAAAATACATGGAGTCTTTCCTACGCACTATATGTCTTACAACGAGTCTGTTTCATTCAAAGATCGAGTTGACAAACTTATTGATTGGTTTACATCAGAAGAACCCATCAATTTTGGTCTTCTGTACTGGGAGCAGCCTGATGCGATGGGGCATGTTTTGGGCCCAGAAAATCCACGTATGGGCGCAGTCATTAGTGAGATTGATGACAAGCTAGGATATCTTGTGTCAGAACTGAAGAAAGCAAAGTTGTGGGACACACTGAATATCATAATCACAAGTGACCATGGAATGGCACAGTCCTCTTCAGAAAGGCTCATAGAGCTTGATCAGTACGTGGCTAGAGAGCTGTATACAATGGTTGACCATTCTCCTGTGGTAGCGATTTTACCAAAAGAAG GCAAACTTGATGAAGTGTATGAAGCCTTGGTCAATGCTCATCCCAACATGACTGTTTATAAAAAGGAGGAGATTCCAACTAGATTACACTACAAACACAACAGTAAAATTCAACCAATCTTAGCAATGGCTGATAAAGGATGGGAAATTTTACAAAACAAGTCTGATCAACTTCTCT tGGGTAATCATGGATACGACAATGTCCTACCAGAAATGCACCCAATCTTCTTGGCCTATGGTCCTGCCTTTAGAAGGAATACCACCAAAGAAGCCATGAGTCTCACAGATCTGTATCCCTTGTTGTGCCATCTGCTTGGTATCAGTTCATTGCCAAACAACGGGTCACTCAGCAATGTGGAAGATTTGCTTCTTATGGAAGTTCCAAGAGACCTGAATCCGAAATATTATGCACAGGAGTCCTATGCCTGTTTTATAGGAGTTTTTCTTGGTAGCATTCttgttattgtttttcttcttgtttttattaaacacaTAACCCAGAGCCACCTACCTAGCATGCAGGTACAACACACTGAAATTTCCCAGCCGTTACTACAAGGGTAA